In the genome of Drosophila yakuba strain Tai18E2 chromosome 3R, Prin_Dyak_Tai18E2_2.1, whole genome shotgun sequence, one region contains:
- the LOC6536750 gene encoding uncharacterized protein LOC6536750 isoform X2, which yields MNPACRLNLESKECQEWMNEVCAHCAHLLPGVEEADLWDKWWSDELPTPFKPRVDLMSAYDCHKLRKEVARQVTARADREWYEDEGNPVTWTLYQLIILIMVMVSTVIAMLCALKMLCDGIRRWSGSRNCVPTKKKKAEEKPPPPPPPADVETPPPRQKDACKPAKQPKAFISFGRTTDPRTRFGPYKHQKLLQTATIPECQPPES from the coding sequence ATGAATCCAGCGTGCAGATTGAACCTGGAGAGTAAGGAATGCCAGGAGTGGATGAACGAGGTCTGTGCCCACTGCGCCCACCTGCTGCCCGGTGTGGAGGAGGCGGATCTCTGGGACAAGTGGTGGTCGGACGAGCTGCCCACTCCTTTCAAGCCCCGAGTCGATCTAATGTCCGCCTACGACTGCCACAAGCTGCGCAAAGAGGTTGCCCGCCAGGTGACGGCTAGAGCAGATCGGGAATGGTATGAGGACGAAGGCAATCCGGTCACGTGGACCCTCTACCAGCTGATCATACTAATCATGGTGATGGTTTCCACAGTGATTGCCATGCTGTGTGCCCTGAAAATGCTCTGCGATGGAATACGTCGTTGGTCGGGCAGCAGGAATTGCGTTCccacaaaaaagaagaaagccGAAGAGAAAcctccgccaccgcctcctcctgcAGATGTGGAGACCCCGCCACCCCGCCAAAAGGACGCCTGCAAGCCAGCCAAGCAGCCCAAGGCGTTCATCTCCTTCGGCCGGACCACCGACCCACGCACACGTTTCGGTCCCTACAAGCACCAGAAGCTGCTCCAAACCGCCACCATCCCGGAATGCCAGCCGCCGGAGTCCTAG
- the LOC6536751 gene encoding uncharacterized protein LOC6536751 has protein sequence MSILKEASDGPEPKWKSEEGIHKLPERKLITSQECMQLKRELESEGQDEFEVSPMILCLMLTFLLFLIGFWIWLISRSCLFSQPEQVRKNSKDESRVSGGSTPRYKSHKVRCFDEVANWDGNPLNYSASKQGILRANYCHLMDLNRRSPVSASTGIGTEFESSQGATESLSTSQPLAGSPLSFCTPKRKYRIKWSKLIKRNRKNQSETESPQ, from the coding sequence atgtCAATCCTTAAAGAAGCATCCGATGGCCCTGAGCCCAAATGGAAGTCAGAAGAGGGCATCCACAAGCTACCGGAACGTAAACTGATCACATCCCAGGAATGCATGCAACTGAAGCGTGAGCTGGAATCCGAGGGTCAGGATGAGTTCGAGGTTAGTCCCATGATCCTGTGCCTCATGCTGACCTTTTTGCTGTTCCTGATCGGGTTCTGGATCTGGTTAATTTCGAGAAGCTGCCTCTTTTCGCAACCCGAGCAGGTTAGGAAAAACAGCAAGGATGAAAGCCGAGTTTCAGGAGGTTCAACTCCGAGATACAAAAGCCACAAAGTTCGTTGCTTTGATGAAGTGGCGAACTGGGATGGTAATCCCCTGAACTACAGCGCTTCCAAGCAGGGTATTTTAAGGGCTAACTACTGTCATCTAATGGATTTGAACCGAAGGTCGCCTGTTTCCGCATCTACAGGCATAGGAACGGAGTTCGAATCATCACAAGGAGCTACCGAATCTCTTTCTACCAGTCAGCCTTTGGCTGGATCACCACTATCCTTCTGCActccaaaaagaaaatacaggATCAAGTGGTCTAAACTTATTAAGCGCAATCGAAAAAATCAGTCCGAAACTGAAAGTCCGCAATGA
- the LOC6536752 gene encoding band 7 protein AGAP004871 produces the protein MSERYEVQFEKQANVEPSPEDDNNNYIFEKIAVIVSWIFVVIFLPFSLCFCFSIAYEYHRLVVFRLGRIRSCLGPGLVFQLPCIDSFNTVDIRTDVVSVHPQEMLTNDSVTITVNAVVFYCIYHPINSIIKVDDAKDATERISQVTLRNIVSSKKLHELLASRQQLSREIQLAVAKITEQWGVRVERVDMMEIALPSSLARSLATEAEATREARAKIILAEGEAKASKALKECSDVMSDNQITLQLRHLQILGSIAKEHRINVLFPVPLEIMEPFMDGKDSSETPQVDDDRRDSDDEYDYLHLFSPKVYINDSPPDFLKDAQADGTPKTKENPDEAKPPRSWLWPPFFRPSRAANDGEQPSSSRRVRPESGLSSPRSNRTDDAVEPYPLLTKPPPRSSSPATKPSSIPIPPRPDPPSLPPVPSHPKLPPIPPHPTLPPIPERPIPPPKDTSPPPPEKDPKVPKADKNYYF, from the exons ATGAGTGAGCGATATGAAGTCCAGTTTGAGAAGCAAGCTAATGTGGAACCCAGCCCAGAAGATG ATAACAACAATTACATTTTCGAAAAAATAGCAGTGATCGTTTCATGGATTTTTGTGGTAATTTTCCTTCCTTTTTCgctgtgtttttgtttcagtATAGCCTATGAGTACCATAGACTTGTGGTATTCCGATTGGGTCGTATTAG GAGTTGCTTGGGACCAGGTCTAGTTTTTCAGCTGCCCTGCATCGATTCGTTTAATACCGTAGACATTCGCACCGATGTAGTTAGTGTGCATCCCCAGGAGATGCTCACCAACGACTCGGTGACGATCACGGTCAACGCCGTCGTGTTCTACTGCATCTACCATCCAATCAACTCGATCATCAAGGTGGACGACGCCAAGGATGCCACCGAAAGGATCTCCCAGGTCACCCTGCGCAACATTGTGAGTTCGAAGAAACTCCACGAACTTCTGGCATCCAGGCAGCAGCTTTCACGGGAAATCCAGCTGGCAGTCGCAAAGATCACAGAACAATGGGGCGTGCGCGTGGAACGAGTGGACAT GATGGAGATAGCTTTGCCAAGCAGTCTGGCGCGATCATTGGCCACCGAAGCGGAGGCGACAAGGGAGGCCAGGGCCAAGATCATTTTGGCCGAAGGAGAAGCCAAAGCCTCGAAGGCTTTGAAAGAATGCTCTGATGTGATGTCGGATAACCAAATTACCCTACAA CTAAGGCATCTGCAGATTCTCGGCTCTATAGCAAAGGAACATCGGATTAATGTGCTTTTCCCTGTCCCTTTGGAAATTATGGAACCGTTTATGGATGGAAAGGACTCGTCGGAAACACCACAAGTTGATGATGACAGGAGGGATAGTGATGACGAATATgattatttacatttattttcaccAAAAGTTTATATCAATGACTCTCCCCCGGATTTCCTTAAAGATGCCCAAGCAGATGGCACACCTAAAACCAAGGAGAACCCGGACGAAGCCAAACCGCCGCGTTCTTGGCTGTGGCCTCCATTCTTCAGACCCTCGCGCGCTGCCAATGATGGCGAACAACCATCTAGCAGTCGACGAGTCCGACCGGAAAGTGGTCTGTCGTCGCCTAGATCCAATCGCACAGATGATGCAGTCGAACCCTATCCACTTCTGACCAAGCCACCACCCCGTTCCAGTTCTCCTGCTACTAAGCCCTcctccattcccattcccccgCGTCCTGATCCTCCCTCACTGCCTCCGGTGCCGTCCCACCCGAAGCTGCCTCCCATTCCTCCACATCCGACTCTACCGCCCATTCCGGAACGTCCCATTCCGCCGCCCAAGGACACTTCTCCTCCACCTCCAGAAAAGGATCCAAAAGTGCCAAAGGCCGACAaaaattattacttttaa
- the LOC6536750 gene encoding uncharacterized protein LOC6536750 isoform X1, with protein sequence MNPACRLNLESKECQEWMNEVCAHCAHLLPGVEEADLWDKWWSDELPTPFKPRVDLMSAYDCHKLRKEVARQVTARADRECDCHAVCPENALRWNTSLVGQQELRSHKKEESRRETSATASSCRCGDPATPPKGRLQASQAAQGVHLLRPDHRPTHTFRSLQAPEAAPNRHHPGMPAAGVLAESGVRQVAIDIDIAIDITQSDGAARRAAIGEKQIGHKISGEGALAKKSKTNSKAAGAVLNRG encoded by the exons ATGAATCCAGCGTGCAGATTGAACCTGGAGAGTAAGGAATGCCAGGAGTGGATGAACGAGGTCTGTGCCCACTGCGCCCACCTGCTGCCCGGTGTGGAGGAGGCGGATCTCTGGGACAAGTGGTGGTCGGACGAGCTGCCCACTCCTTTCAAGCCCCGAGTCGATCTAATGTCCGCCTACGACTGCCACAAGCTGCGCAAAGAGGTTGCCCGCCAGGTGACGGCTAGAGCAGATCGGGAATG TGATTGCCATGCTGTGTGCCCTGAAAATGCTCTGCGATGGAATACGTCGTTGGTCGGGCAGCAGGAATTGCGTTCccacaaaaaagaagaaagccGAAGAGAAAcctccgccaccgcctcctcctgcAGATGTGGAGACCCCGCCACCCCGCCAAAAGGACGCCTGCAAGCCAGCCAAGCAGCCCAAGGCGTTCATCTCCTTCGGCCGGACCACCGACCCACGCACACGTTTCGGTCCCTACAAGCACCAGAAGCTGCTCCAAACCGCCACCATCCCGGAATGCCAGCCGCCGGAGTCCTAGCGGAGTCCGGAGTCCGCCAGGTCGCCATCGATATCGACATCGCCATCGACATCACCCAAAGCGATGGAGCGGCACGTCGAGCGGCAATCGGCGAAAAACAAATCGGCCACAAAATAAGCGGCGAGGGAGCGCTGgccaaaaaatcgaaaacaaattCGAAGGCTGCCGGAGCTGTGCTCAATCGCGGATAA